One region of Culex pipiens pallens isolate TS chromosome 2, TS_CPP_V2, whole genome shotgun sequence genomic DNA includes:
- the LOC120425250 gene encoding arylsulfatase B-like isoform X1 translates to MKSIFVLTTLLVLTTCNTLYESGQKPHIVIIMADDMGWNDVGFHGSNQIPTPNIDALAYGGIILNRHYTAPMCTPSRAAIMTGRNPISVGMQHYVIDSDEPWGLGLDQKIMPEYFREAGYRTHLVGKWHLGFFAQQYTPTMRGFDTHVGYLGPYIDFWDFSNKMSSTNYTGYDMRHNLAVDYDANGTYATDHFTDAASRIIDKHNPSEPLFLMVNHLAPHTGNDNDPLQAPEERIKKFEHISDENRRVYAAMVSKLDDSVGAIFKSLRAKNMIQNSIILFISDNGAPSFGLHSNSGSNFPLRGQKNSPWEGATRNVAAIWSPLLEERQRVSNQYIHISDWLPTFASIAGIRLPQARNSSEVDGVDQWEALSYDTGYPRRVILNMIDEIFGYSSYMENGFKYVNGTTGGGNFDGWYGQLNNEDPHPSDEEYIKTVLETEIAQLSGDVLSNELIKHLRKHSRVVCHKPLHPTTCNPLKRACLFDIVNDPCELNDISAREPFKFRELRTKVETLRRLAKKPRNKPHDPAGNPANHGGVWTWWRKDISAQELADIRADESERYPEIPPPHSSLPEDVQLTVTITIVVVGILFVMGALVYMSNKNVLRICRSTKSKQTATISTIGSAGLSHSVDDSSSSDGKLSDVFGQASSSSNQKVYQIGDSRFNRY, encoded by the exons ATGAAGTCGATCTTCGTCCTCACCACGCTGCTGGTCCTGACCACGTGCAACACTCTGTACGAAAGCGGTCAGAAACCTCACATCGTGATCATCATGGCGGACGACATGGGCTGGAACGATGTGGGATTTCACGGGTCGAACCAGATCCCCACGCCGAACATTGACGCGCTGGCCTACGGAGggatcatccttaaccggcACTACACCGCGCCGATGTGCACTCCCTCGAGGGCGGCCATTATGACGGGGCGGAATCCGATCAGTGTCGGAATGCAGCATTACGTGATCGATTCCGACGAGCCGTGGGGCCTCGGGCTGGACCAGAAGATTATGCCGGAATACTTTCGGGAGGCCGGATATAGGACACATTTGGTGGGGAAGTGGCATTTAGGGTTCTTTGCCCAGCAGTACACTCCCACGATGAGAGGATTTGACACTCATGTTGGATATTTGGGACCTTACATTGATTTCTGGGATTTTTCCAACAAAATGTCTTCA aCCAACTACACCGGCTATGACATGCGGCACAATTTGGCGGTAGATTACGATGCGAATGGAACGTACGCAACGGATCATTTTACGGACGCGGCCAGTCGGATTATCGACAAGCATAACCCGAGTGAACCTCTGTTTCTGATGGTGAACCATTTGGCGCCCCACACCGGAAACGATAACGATCCGTTGCAGGCTCCGGAGGAACGCATTAAGAAGTTTGAACATATTTCTGATGAGAACCGCAGGGTTTATGCAG CAATGGTTTCCAAGCTCGACGACAGCGTTGGCGCTATTTTCAAGAGCTTGCGCGCCAAGAACATGATCCAGAACTCAATTATCCTGTTTATCTCGGACAACGGCGCCCCGTCCTTTGGACTGCACTCCAACAGCGGTTCCAACTTCCCACTAAGAGGA caaaagaaCTCCCCATGGGAGGGAGCGACCCGTAACGTAGCCGCCATCTGGAGTCCACTGCTCGAGGAACGTCAACGGGTTTCGAACCAGTATATCCACATCTCGGACTGGCTGCCGACCTTTGCCTCGATCGCAGGTATTCGACTTCCTCAAGCTAGAAACAGTTCCGAAGTTGACGGCGTTGATCAGTGGGAAGCGCTGTCTTATGATACCGGGTACCCAAGGAGGGTGATCTTGAACATGATCGACGAGATCTTCGGGTACAGCAGCTACATGGAGAATGGGTTCAAGTACGTCAACGGAACCACGGGTGGTGGTAATTTTGATGGCTGGTACGGCCAGCTGAACAACGAAGATCCTCACCCAAGCGACGAAGAGTACATCAAGACAGTACTGGAAACTGAGATCGCCCAACTATCCGGTGATGTCCTATCCAACGAGCTCATCAAACACCTGAGGAAGCACTCTCGAGTGGTCTGCCACAAGCCCCTTCACCCAACCACTTGCAACCCGTTGAAACGAGCCTGCCTGTTCGACATCGTCAACGACCCGTGCGAACTCAACGACATTTCCGcccgcgaaccgttcaaattccgCGAGCTTCGCACTAAGGTCGAGACCCTACGGCGCCTCGCGAAGAAACCTCGCAACAAACCGCACGACCCTGCCGGCAATCCGGCCAACCACGGCGGCGTCTGGACCTGGTGGCGCAAGGACATCTCCGCGCAGGAACTCGCCGACATCCGAGCTGACGAATCGGAGCGCTATCCGGAGATCCCGCCGCCCCACTCGAGCCTGCCCGAGGACGTCCAACTGACCGTAACTATCACCATAGTCGTAGTCGGCATCCTGTTCGTTATGGGAGCCCTCGTTTATATGTCCAATAAAAATGTGTTGCGAATCTGCAGGTCCACGAAAAGCAAGCAAACTGCGACGATTTCGACGATCGGAAGTGCGGGTTTGTCCCATTCCGTCGACGACAGTAGCAGCAGCGACGGCAAACTGTCGGACGTGTTTGGGCAAGCTTCGTCGAGCTCGAATCAGAAGGTATACCAAATTGGTGATAGTAGGTTTAATCGGTACTAG
- the LOC120425250 gene encoding arylsulfatase B-like isoform X2, producing MKSIFVLTTLLVLTTCNTLYESGQKPHIVIIMADDMGWNDVGFHGSNQIPTPNIDALAYGGIILNRHYTAPMCTPSRAAIMTGRNPISVGMQHYVIDSDEPWGLGLDQKIMPEYFREAGYRTHLVGKWHLGFFAQQYTPTMRGFDTHVGYLGPYIDFWDFSNKMSSTNYTGYDMRHNLAVDYDANGTYATDHFTDAASRIIDKHNPSEPLFLMVNHLAPHTGNDNDPLQAPEERIKKFEHISDENRRVYAAMVSKLDDSVGAIFKSLRAKNMIQNSIILFISDNGAPSFGLHSNSGSNFPLRGQKNSPWEGATRNVAAIWSPLLEERQRVSNQYIHISDWLPTFASIAGIRLPQARNSSEVDGVDQWEALSYDTGYPRRVILNMIDEIFGYSSYMENGFKYVNGTTGGGNFDGWYGQLNNEDPHPSDEEYIKTVLETEIAQLSGDVLSNELIKHLRKHSRVVCHKPLHPTTCNPLKRACLFDIVNDPCELNDISAREPFKFRELRTKVETLRRLAKKPRNKPHDPAGNPANHGGVWTWWRKDISAQELADIRADESERYPEIPPPHSSLPEDVQLTVHEKQANCDDFDDRKCGFVPFRRRQ from the exons ATGAAGTCGATCTTCGTCCTCACCACGCTGCTGGTCCTGACCACGTGCAACACTCTGTACGAAAGCGGTCAGAAACCTCACATCGTGATCATCATGGCGGACGACATGGGCTGGAACGATGTGGGATTTCACGGGTCGAACCAGATCCCCACGCCGAACATTGACGCGCTGGCCTACGGAGggatcatccttaaccggcACTACACCGCGCCGATGTGCACTCCCTCGAGGGCGGCCATTATGACGGGGCGGAATCCGATCAGTGTCGGAATGCAGCATTACGTGATCGATTCCGACGAGCCGTGGGGCCTCGGGCTGGACCAGAAGATTATGCCGGAATACTTTCGGGAGGCCGGATATAGGACACATTTGGTGGGGAAGTGGCATTTAGGGTTCTTTGCCCAGCAGTACACTCCCACGATGAGAGGATTTGACACTCATGTTGGATATTTGGGACCTTACATTGATTTCTGGGATTTTTCCAACAAAATGTCTTCA aCCAACTACACCGGCTATGACATGCGGCACAATTTGGCGGTAGATTACGATGCGAATGGAACGTACGCAACGGATCATTTTACGGACGCGGCCAGTCGGATTATCGACAAGCATAACCCGAGTGAACCTCTGTTTCTGATGGTGAACCATTTGGCGCCCCACACCGGAAACGATAACGATCCGTTGCAGGCTCCGGAGGAACGCATTAAGAAGTTTGAACATATTTCTGATGAGAACCGCAGGGTTTATGCAG CAATGGTTTCCAAGCTCGACGACAGCGTTGGCGCTATTTTCAAGAGCTTGCGCGCCAAGAACATGATCCAGAACTCAATTATCCTGTTTATCTCGGACAACGGCGCCCCGTCCTTTGGACTGCACTCCAACAGCGGTTCCAACTTCCCACTAAGAGGA caaaagaaCTCCCCATGGGAGGGAGCGACCCGTAACGTAGCCGCCATCTGGAGTCCACTGCTCGAGGAACGTCAACGGGTTTCGAACCAGTATATCCACATCTCGGACTGGCTGCCGACCTTTGCCTCGATCGCAGGTATTCGACTTCCTCAAGCTAGAAACAGTTCCGAAGTTGACGGCGTTGATCAGTGGGAAGCGCTGTCTTATGATACCGGGTACCCAAGGAGGGTGATCTTGAACATGATCGACGAGATCTTCGGGTACAGCAGCTACATGGAGAATGGGTTCAAGTACGTCAACGGAACCACGGGTGGTGGTAATTTTGATGGCTGGTACGGCCAGCTGAACAACGAAGATCCTCACCCAAGCGACGAAGAGTACATCAAGACAGTACTGGAAACTGAGATCGCCCAACTATCCGGTGATGTCCTATCCAACGAGCTCATCAAACACCTGAGGAAGCACTCTCGAGTGGTCTGCCACAAGCCCCTTCACCCAACCACTTGCAACCCGTTGAAACGAGCCTGCCTGTTCGACATCGTCAACGACCCGTGCGAACTCAACGACATTTCCGcccgcgaaccgttcaaattccgCGAGCTTCGCACTAAGGTCGAGACCCTACGGCGCCTCGCGAAGAAACCTCGCAACAAACCGCACGACCCTGCCGGCAATCCGGCCAACCACGGCGGCGTCTGGACCTGGTGGCGCAAGGACATCTCCGCGCAGGAACTCGCCGACATCCGAGCTGACGAATCGGAGCGCTATCCGGAGATCCCGCCGCCCCACTCGAGCCTGCCCGAGGACGTCCAACTGACC GTCCACGAAAAGCAAGCAAACTGCGACGATTTCGACGATCGGAAGTGCGGGTTTGTCCCATTCCGTCGACGACAGTAG
- the LOC120425249 gene encoding ER membrane protein complex subunit 10 has protein sequence MKGSLLVLLCSIVLVLDATHLEYDGWLNIELYHALDLHEPHKFTLRGNVSITSLNTGANSVSQEPLTAHERNLFRKLAEENRLYRLEAHVVESDGSRSKFLTSSKACALAKSQLTDVLWVSLDHAGSVTGITQSVNNGNYGDCRDLNNRDIDVLDEFNTDVYVKAMENAPIPDTASFIQKMEREREARERGETKDNRGFFAKYWMYIVPVVILVLISGATNPEAGGQR, from the exons ATGAAGGGATCACTTTTAGTACTGCTGTGCAGTATTGTACTGGTATTGGATGCG ACCCACCTCGAATATGACGGCTGGCTCAACATCGAACTTTACCACGCGCTGGATCTGCACGAACCGCACAAATTCACGCTCCGCGGCAACGTGTCCATCACGAGCCTGAACACGGGCGCCAACAGCGTCTCGCAGGAACCGCTGACGGCCCACGAGCGGAACCTGTTCCGGAAGCTGGCGGAAGAGAATCGCCTGTACCGGTTGGAGGCGCACGTCGTCGAATCGGACGGATCGCGGTCCAAGTTCCTGACCTCGTCGAAGGCATGTGCCCTGGCCAAATCGCAGCTAACGGACGTGCTGTGGGTTTCGCTGGACCACGCCGGTTCGGTGACGGGGATTACGCAGTCGGTCAACAACGGGAATTACGGCGATTGCCGTGATCTGAACAACCGGGACATTGACGTGCTAGACGAGTTCAACACGGACGTGTACGTGAAGGCGATGGAGAACGCACCGATCCCGGACACGGCCAGCTTCATCCAGAAGATGGAACGGGAGCGGGAAGCGCGCGAAAGGGGCGAGACGAAGGACAATCGCGGGTTCTTCGCGAAATAC TGGATGTACATCGTGCCGGTCGTCATCCTGGTGCTGATCTCAGGGGCCACCAACCCGGAAGCCGGCGGACAGCGTTAA
- the LOC120425248 gene encoding growth arrest and DNA damage-inducible proteins-interacting protein 1, translating into MSHRQLLNRSAGPRSLLSLLRPSLTRFYSSSVTSKDSAEEVAAEELPVTFVEDDGLEAEREARIQAARNKSRLLPQHRNMLHNALPYEQSQSWIHETVKYKRMMVGRYGLDGSKVDPRICYPTKQEALERSEYEKVAFPHTLQEMMAVNRKAKQDKIAKIKTREEEIAKKMEKLDQWTADLNARIAKKEADARAAKERKDRLVEEVRRHFGFKIDPRDERFQEMLAQKEKEDRKKVKEAKRAEKEVKMMEKLKKKTANLEKDASKEEDVDEDKK; encoded by the coding sequence ATGTCCCACCGGCAACTTCTCAACCGCTCGGCCGGTCCGCGCTCACTTCTTTCCCTGCTGCGACCCTCTCTGACCCGCTTTTACTCATCGTCGGTAACATCGAAAGACTCCGCCGAAGAAGTCGCCGCCGAGGAACTCCCGGTCACTTTTGTCGAGGACGATGGCCTCGAGGCGGAACGGGAAGCTCGCATCCAGGCGGCGCGAAACAAGTCCCGGCTGCTGCCCCAACACCGAAATATGCTGCACAACGCGCTGCCGTACGAGCAGTCCCAGTCGTGGATCCACGAAACGGTCAAGTACAAACGGATGATGGTTGGCCGGTACGGGCTGGACGGCAGCAAGGTCGATCCGAGAATCTGCTACCCAACAAAGCAGGAAGCGCTTGAGCGATCCGAATACGAAAAGGTTGCCTTTCCGCACACCCTCCAGGAGATGATGGCCGTGAACCGGAAGGCAAAGCAGGACAAGATTGCTAAAATTAAGACGCGGGAGGAGGAGATTGCCAAGAAGATGGAAAAGCTGGACCAGTGGACGGCGGATTTGAACGCACGGATCGCGAAGAAGGAAGCTGACGCGAGGGCAGCCAAGGAGCGGAAGGATCGGTTGGTGGAGGAGGTGCGACGACACTTTGGCTTCAAGATCGACCCTCGGGACGAGCGATTCCAGGAGATGTTGGCCCAGAAGGAGAAGGAAGACCGGAAGAAGGTGAAGGAGGCCAAGCGGGCGGAGAAGGAGGTCAAGATGATGGAGAAGCTGAAGAAGAAGACGGCCAACCTGGAAAAGGACGCGTCGAAGGAGGAGGATGTCGACGAAGATAAAAAGTAG